The genomic window GCCACGACCGGCGTGATCAGCTCCGCGATCCTGCGCGACACCCCGGAGGCCGTTGCGAGCATCCGCAGCGACGCGCCCGCCGACCTGGACCGCATCATCGCCCGCTGCCTCGAGAAGGACCCGCGAGCCCGTTTCCAGGCGGCCCATGAAGTTGGCGACGAACTGCGTCGTGTGGGGCTCCCACGGGAGGCGGGTGCGTTCCTGAAGCCTCCACCGGCGCCCTCCTCGCCGCTGCTCGGCCGCAGGGAGGCGCTCGAATCCGCCGCAGCTCGCCTCGGCGGTGGCGCGCGCGTGCTCACTGTCACCGGCTACGGCGGCACCGGCAAGACCCGGTTCTCGATCGAGCTCTTCCGCCGCCTGGCCCCCGCGTATGCCGGTGGCGCGGCCTACGTCTCGCTCGCCTCCGTCACGGCGCCGGCGGAGGTGCTGCCCACCGTCGCCGTCGCGCTCGACATCGCCGAGGCGCACGGCCGTTCGGCGCTCGATGCGCTCTGCACCGTCATCGGCGACCGCCGCATGCTCCTGCTGCTCGACAACCTCGAGCAGGTGCTCGGGGCCGCCGGCGACATCGCCACGCTGGTCTCCCGCTGCCCCTCGCTGCAGGTGATTGCCACGAGCCGGGCCCCGCTCAAGATCGGCGCGGAATCGGAGTTCGGGCTGCCGCCTCTCGAACTCCCGGCGACGGACGCGACGTCGCCGGAGGAGCTGAAGGGGTGCCCATCGGTCGCACTCCTCGTCCAGCGCGCCGGGAAGGTGAAGCCCGGATTCGCGATCACCACCTCCAACGCGGGGGCGATCGCCGCGATCTGCCGGCGCCTGGACGGGTTGCCGCTCGCACTCGAGCTCGCGGCGGCCCGCCTGCGGGTCCTGGAGCCCTCCGCGTTGCTGCAGCGCCTCGACCACGCCCTCGACCTGCTGACCTCGGGCGATCGCGACCTGCCGCTCCGCCAGCGCACACTGCGCGCGACCATCAGCTGGAGCTACTCGCTCCTGGACGCGGCGGGGCAACGGCTGCTGCGCCGTGCCTCGGTCTTCCACGAAGGCTGGACCTTCGAGGCGATGGAACAGGTCTGCTATGGCGAGGACGAGCGGCACCGGGCGCTCGACGAGCTGGACGCCCTGGTGGAGAACGGGCTCGTGCGCGTGGCGGGCTCGGACGGGCGCTATGCGCTCCTCGAGACGATCCGCGCCTTCGCCGCCGAGCAACTTCATGCGGGGGGAGAGGTGGACGCCATCCGCCAGTCCCATGCCGACTATTGCCTGGGATTGACGGCCGGGGTGGCCGCGGGCATCCGCGCACCGGGGCAGCTGGAGGCCCTGGCGCGCGCGCGGGGCGACTACGCGAACATACTGGCAGCCGTCCAGTGGCTCACCGCCTGCGCGCGTGCGGGGGACAGGGCGGCGCTCGAGAAGGGGCTGCTGGTCTGCGGACACATGAACTGGGTGTGGCACATCGGCGGCCAGCACTTTACCGCGCGCGGCATGCTGGACGCGCTGCTCGCCCTGGCGACGGATCTCCCGCCCAGCCGGGGCCGCGCGCGCTCACGGCTGGCGGCCGGGATGGTCTCCACGACCACCGGTGAGTGGGAACGCTCACTCGGGGAATGGGCGGGCGGCTTCGAGGATGGCAAGGCGGCCGGGGACGACGAAGCCGCGGCCGAGGGGATCATGGGTGTGGGCTACTGCAAACTGAGCCTGGGGCAGATGGAGGCGGCCTCGGCCGCGCTCGACGAAGCCATCGCGCGCAGCGCGGGCGGCGTGAGCGACTTCCTGCATGCGCTCTCGATGGCCCTCAAGGGGATGTTGCTCTTCGCGACGGGAAGTCTGGAACCGGGCATGGCGCTCGTGGAGCAGGCGCTTCGGATCCACGAACGCATCCATGACCAGGAGTGCGGCGGCGTGGCACTCAGCTTCCTCGCACAGATGACCTTCGCAAAGGGCGATCATGCGCGCGCGCTCACGCTCTATCACGAGGCCCTCGCGTCCCTCGAGGCGGTGGGCGATCATCCCGAGATCGCGCGCGTGCACTGCGAGATGGGTTGGACCGCGCTGGCCGCCGCGGATGCGCGCGCGGCGCAGGACTCGTTCGTCCTGGCCGTCCACGCGTACGAAGGGGTCGGCAGCCCGCGCGGGACCGGGCTCGCGCTCCTGGGACTCGCCGCGGTCGAGGCCGCCCGGGCCCGCACCGAGCGAGCCGTGGCGATCGCCGCGGCCGCGCACGCGCTGTCGGAGCGCGCCGGCGTCGTCATCGCCCACCCGATGGATCCGGGCCTCGCCGGACGGATCGAGGCGCTCAAGGCGTCCATCCCGCACGGCAGGCTGGAAGGGCTCGTGGCGAACGCGAGTGCCCTCTCGCCGGCAGCGGTTCTGGCGATGGTCGCGGGGTAGGAGGATTCCAAGACTGCACTGACCGCCATCCCTGGCGCGGGGCCGCCGCACCGACGTTCCTGTCTCTCGCACGATCCGCGGAGGTTCCGTGAAGCCCGCCCCGAGATGCCTCGCTGCCCTGCTGTGCCTTTGCCTCGCTGCATCCGCGCTCGTCACATCCGTCTCAAGGGCTGCCGTTCCCCAGACCATGAGTTACCAGGGAGTCCTCACGGACAACTTGGGTTCCCCGCTGCCCGACGGCCCCCACGATCTCGTGTTCGAACTCTACCCGTCCGACGTGGGCGGCGTCTCCATCTGGAGCGAATCGCAGACCGGGGTCCAGGTGACCCGCGGCTACTTCTCCGTGACCCTTGGAAGCGTCACGCCACTGGGTGTGCCTTTCGATCAACCGTACTGGCTGGAGGTGGCGGTGGACGGCGGTGCGGCCCTGCAGCCGCGGATTCCCCTGGCCTCCGCGCCCTACGCGCTGTCGGTCCAGACGCCCCTGCCGCCGGGAACCCTCTACTCCAACAGCCTCGTGGACGCGCCCGGCATCGCTCAGAACACCAGCAATTACGGTACGATCGGGGGCGCGGGAGATCCGAACTACGCGAATGCCCTTTCGGTGACGATCAACACGCCGGCCCCGGGTTACATCGTGGTCACCGCGGACGCCACGCTGGTGATCCTGTGCTACACGTGGGTGGGGGTCCAGATCTCGGAGACCTCGCACGCGCCCCAGGACGGTCTCCATTACTTCCTCGCCGGCGGTGCGAGCCCCGGGCTCACCAACGAGGGCTACATGCCGGTGTCCCTCCACCGGACCTATTTCAAACCGGCGGGCACGTACACCTTCTACCTCCAGGGCCGCAACGCCAACTTCAGCAGCTGCATTCCCTACATGTTCAATCCCACCATCACGGCGTTGTTCGTGCCGACTTCCTACGGTTCCGTGATAGCGGCTCCGGGCGGACCGGGACCCTTCGCGGCAGGGCAGGTCCTGCACCCGGGCGCGAATCCGCCGCCTCCGCTGGCGCCGGGATCGCTCGTGGACCTGAGGGAGCTCGAGCTGCGCGCGTTGCGATCCGAGACCGAGGCGCGACGGGCCCGGCATGAGCTGGAGCAGGCTCAGAGCAAGGCCGCACGCTCCCGTGCCCGGATGGGAGGCGGCAAGTGAGGACGGCCACCTCCTGGCCCTTCGCGCTCGCACTCCTGGTCCTCGGGGGTGGG from Candidatus Eisenbacteria bacterium includes these protein-coding regions:
- a CDS encoding protein kinase encodes the protein MSLTPGTRLGIYEITAPLGAGGMGEVYRARDTRLGREVALKVLPADVASDAGRLARFEHEARTVASINHPNIVTLFSVEDAHGTRFLTMELVEGQGLDRHVAPGGLPVARVVALGIALADALAAAHEKGVVHRDLKPANIMLTPEGRVKVLDFGLAKLETPPSDIDFTRTATLAEPLSADGQVMGTVPYMAPEQVRGEAVDSRTDLFALGIVLYELATGRRPFDGATTGVISSAILRDTPEAVASIRSDAPADLDRIIARCLEKDPRARFQAAHEVGDELRRVGLPREAGAFLKPPPAPSSPLLGRREALESAAARLGGGARVLTVTGYGGTGKTRFSIELFRRLAPAYAGGAAYVSLASVTAPAEVLPTVAVALDIAEAHGRSALDALCTVIGDRRMLLLLDNLEQVLGAAGDIATLVSRCPSLQVIATSRAPLKIGAESEFGLPPLELPATDATSPEELKGCPSVALLVQRAGKVKPGFAITTSNAGAIAAICRRLDGLPLALELAAARLRVLEPSALLQRLDHALDLLTSGDRDLPLRQRTLRATISWSYSLLDAAGQRLLRRASVFHEGWTFEAMEQVCYGEDERHRALDELDALVENGLVRVAGSDGRYALLETIRAFAAEQLHAGGEVDAIRQSHADYCLGLTAGVAAGIRAPGQLEALARARGDYANILAAVQWLTACARAGDRAALEKGLLVCGHMNWVWHIGGQHFTARGMLDALLALATDLPPSRGRARSRLAAGMVSTTTGEWERSLGEWAGGFEDGKAAGDDEAAAEGIMGVGYCKLSLGQMEAASAALDEAIARSAGGVSDFLHALSMALKGMLLFATGSLEPGMALVEQALRIHERIHDQECGGVALSFLAQMTFAKGDHARALTLYHEALASLEAVGDHPEIARVHCEMGWTALAAADARAAQDSFVLAVHAYEGVGSPRGTGLALLGLAAVEAARARTERAVAIAAAAHALSERAGVVIAHPMDPGLAGRIEALKASIPHGRLEGLVANASALSPAAVLAMVAG